In Methanothermobacter sp., a genomic segment contains:
- a CDS encoding PEP-utilizing enzyme, translated as MELIKGIGASPYIRSGRVKKIESFEDMMSIEGGEIIVTQRVSRDMLPKLKRVGAVVTDYGGLTSHVAITLRELKIPCVVGTEKATQILEDDMVVTVDGKTGNIYEGVMEWEEIIEELPLEETATTLMTNLNIPSIADRIADYADGIGSVRIEHMVIETGKHPYRLLEEGRLTDVLKKGLEFVLESFYPKPVWFRTFDIPTDELRNLQGGDVEPEEPNPLLGFRGIYKDLRDIEVLKAEFMAIKELIDDGYSNLGLKFPFVRDGSEYLSAKKILEECGLKPHRDLEVGLSVETPSAALQIREFIGYGLDFVSIGMSDLAMCTLAVDRRGVRVAKLFDLTHPALLGLVENVIRICSREGIKTCIAGYAATDYNIVEKLIRMGVDGISTNPDQLLKMRVFITRIEKSILLETLRGRLEWEVHNE; from the coding sequence ATGGAACTCATCAAGGGTATAGGGGCCAGCCCTTATATTAGAAGTGGACGGGTGAAAAAGATAGAATCCTTCGAGGATATGATGTCTATTGAAGGTGGGGAGATCATAGTAACGCAAAGAGTATCAAGGGACATGCTCCCAAAACTAAAAAGGGTAGGGGCTGTTGTAACAGACTATGGTGGCCTCACAAGTCATGTTGCCATCACACTCCGAGAACTGAAAATACCATGTGTAGTAGGGACTGAGAAAGCCACCCAGATCCTAGAGGATGATATGGTGGTTACAGTTGATGGTAAAACTGGTAACATTTATGAGGGTGTGATGGAATGGGAGGAAATCATAGAGGAGCTGCCACTTGAGGAGACTGCAACCACTCTAATGACGAACTTGAATATACCATCAATCGCTGATAGAATAGCAGATTATGCTGATGGTATAGGATCTGTTAGGATAGAGCATATGGTTATAGAAACAGGTAAACACCCTTATAGGCTCTTGGAGGAGGGTAGGTTAACTGATGTTCTGAAAAAGGGTCTTGAGTTCGTCCTCGAATCCTTTTATCCTAAGCCTGTATGGTTTAGAACATTTGACATCCCTACTGATGAGTTAAGGAACCTCCAAGGGGGGGATGTGGAACCAGAAGAACCAAACCCACTACTTGGCTTCAGGGGCATATACAAGGATCTTAGGGACATTGAAGTGCTAAAGGCAGAGTTCATGGCGATAAAAGAGCTTATAGATGATGGGTATTCCAACCTTGGCCTCAAGTTCCCTTTTGTAAGGGATGGGAGCGAATATTTGTCCGCTAAGAAAATATTAGAAGAGTGTGGTTTGAAACCTCACCGTGACCTTGAAGTTGGGTTATCAGTGGAGACGCCATCAGCCGCTTTACAAATTAGGGAATTTATAGGTTATGGTCTTGATTTTGTATCTATTGGTATGAGCGATCTTGCCATGTGCACCCTAGCAGTGGACAGGAGGGGTGTGAGGGTTGCAAAACTATTCGATTTAACCCATCCGGCCCTTCTTGGACTCGTAGAGAATGTTATTAGAATATGTTCTAGGGAGGGAATAAAAACTTGTATAGCAGGGTATGCTGCAACAGATTATAATATTGTGGAAAAACTTATAAGAATGGGCGTGGATGGCATATCAACAAACCCTGATCAGCTTTTAAAGATGAGGGTTTTCATTACAAGAATTGAAAAGAGCATACTTTTAGAAACTTTAAGGGGGAGGCTAGAGTGGGAAGTCCATAATGAATGA
- a CDS encoding DUF368 domain-containing protein, producing the protein MGTADTIPGVSGGTMALITGIYERLVHAISKIRFRFLKPLLKAEFESSIKLAKKEIDFELFIPLLLGIGTAILTISRIISFLITHYVAYTYSFFLGLILASAYLVFNRIDGFSLKNLISAIMGFLFAFFFVGLNPIQANHSLPIIFISGAIAICAMILPGISGAFMLLLLNQYEYMLRALAKFSIPDIITFIGGAAIGIISFSRFLDYLLRNHEAVTMAFLVGLMIGTLRLPYSKMSIIQSTPSLIFAVIIAIIGFFIVFLIEKKFHYIEY; encoded by the coding sequence ATGGGCACAGCTGATACGATCCCAGGAGTCTCAGGGGGGACAATGGCACTTATAACCGGAATATATGAAAGATTAGTCCATGCTATAAGTAAAATCAGATTCAGATTCCTAAAACCCCTCCTCAAAGCCGAGTTTGAATCTTCCATAAAATTGGCTAAAAAAGAAATAGACTTCGAATTATTCATACCACTCCTTCTCGGGATAGGAACGGCCATTTTAACAATATCAAGGATTATATCGTTCCTCATAACCCATTATGTGGCATACACTTACTCATTCTTCCTAGGGCTTATATTAGCCTCAGCTTATTTAGTCTTCAATAGAATAGATGGTTTTTCATTAAAAAATCTCATCTCAGCTATCATGGGATTCTTGTTTGCCTTTTTCTTTGTGGGCTTAAATCCTATCCAGGCAAACCATAGCCTACCCATAATATTCATTTCAGGGGCTATTGCCATATGTGCGATGATACTACCAGGGATTTCAGGAGCTTTCATGTTATTACTCCTTAACCAGTATGAATACATGCTCAGAGCTCTTGCCAAGTTCTCAATCCCAGATATTATAACATTCATCGGAGGCGCGGCTATCGGGATCATAAGCTTTTCCAGGTTCCTTGACTATCTCCTCAGGAACCATGAGGCCGTGACAATGGCATTCCTTGTAGGCTTAATGATAGGAACCCTGAGACTCCCATATAGTAAAATGTCCATCATACAATCAACACCTTCGTTGATCTTCGCAGTTATAATAGCTATCATCGGGTTCTTCATAGTTTTCCTAATCGAGAAGAAGTTCCACTACATTGAATATTAA
- a CDS encoding cation:proton antiporter: MEYVAFSVAIIIILGLLLGRIFEKIKLPGLLGILLLGMLLGPHGLNLISKNILAISGDLRIIALIIILLRAGFGINIESLRKAGMAAVKMSFIPDCIEGFTIMIIASLLLGLPLVEAGILGFVIAAVSPAVIVPQMLSFIERRMGTAKGIPTLILTGASIDDVISITIFSIFLGIYTGKEINIVKEILGVPLSILLGILGGVVMGFLLIQVFKRFKIRDSEKTLIVLATAILLKNMGDILNSYIPIAALVGVMVIGLVILEKMPEVGLKLSKKFNKIWIFAEILLFVLVGAQVDLNLLVKAGFIGIAIIVIGLLGRSLGVYISLLGTQLNLKERIFCIFAYIPKATVQAAIGAIPLSMGVAHGELILAMAVLSIIFTAPLGALTVRIAGERFLEVEKIG, translated from the coding sequence ATGGAGTATGTTGCATTTAGCGTAGCTATTATTATCATCCTAGGACTTCTTTTAGGTAGAATATTCGAAAAAATCAAATTACCAGGACTTCTAGGAATACTCCTTCTTGGCATGCTATTAGGCCCCCATGGCTTAAATCTTATTTCGAAGAATATATTAGCCATTTCAGGCGACCTTAGGATCATAGCCCTCATAATAATCTTGTTAAGAGCTGGCTTCGGCATAAACATTGAAAGTCTTAGGAAGGCTGGGATGGCCGCAGTTAAGATGAGCTTCATCCCTGATTGCATTGAAGGTTTCACCATAATGATAATAGCTTCCCTTTTATTGGGTCTGCCTTTAGTAGAAGCTGGTATACTTGGATTTGTCATAGCAGCTGTCTCTCCGGCAGTTATAGTCCCTCAAATGTTATCATTTATTGAACGGCGGATGGGAACAGCCAAAGGCATACCAACATTAATCCTCACAGGAGCTTCAATAGATGATGTCATTTCAATAACAATATTTTCAATATTCCTTGGAATCTACACAGGAAAAGAGATAAATATCGTGAAGGAAATTTTGGGAGTACCTTTATCTATACTTTTAGGTATACTGGGAGGAGTTGTCATGGGTTTTCTCCTCATCCAAGTTTTCAAGAGATTCAAGATAAGAGATAGTGAGAAGACCCTCATAGTCCTTGCGACAGCAATCCTCCTTAAGAATATGGGAGACATTCTCAATTCATACATTCCTATCGCAGCACTCGTAGGTGTCATGGTCATAGGCCTTGTAATATTGGAGAAAATGCCTGAAGTTGGATTAAAATTGTCAAAGAAATTTAATAAAATATGGATATTCGCCGAGATACTCCTCTTTGTCCTTGTAGGCGCGCAAGTTGACCTCAACCTTCTCGTAAAAGCCGGTTTTATAGGTATTGCGATTATTGTCATAGGACTTTTAGGGAGGAGCCTTGGCGTCTACATATCACTTTTGGGCACGCAATTAAATTTAAAGGAAAGGATATTCTGCATATTCGCATATATACCAAAGGCGACAGTACAAGCCGCCATAGGTGCAATACCATTATCCATGGGGGTGGCCCACGGGGAATTGATATTGGCCATGGCTGTACTGTCAATAATATTCACAGCACCCCTTGGCGCTTTGACGGTTAGAATTGCAGGTGAAAGGTTCCTTGAAGTCGAAAAGATCGGATAA
- a CDS encoding FeoA family protein: MITLKNLKTGKKAIVREIRGGIGLQRRLESLNIRVGKKIRKVSSLPFHGPIIIEVDRCKIAIGQGMAGKILVEVIDENTPHGKS, translated from the coding sequence ATGATCACCTTAAAAAACCTTAAAACAGGAAAAAAAGCCATAGTACGGGAGATAAGAGGGGGAATTGGCCTACAAAGGCGGCTAGAATCTCTTAACATAAGGGTTGGGAAGAAGATCCGGAAAGTATCATCTTTACCATTCCACGGCCCTATAATCATTGAAGTTGACAGGTGCAAAATAGCCATAGGCCAAGGCATGGCAGGTAAAATCCTAGTGGAGGTAATAGATGAAAATACTCCTCATGGGAAATCCTAA
- a CDS encoding ferrous iron transporter B encodes MKILLMGNPNVGKSVVFSRLTGANVVASNYPGTTVEYTRGTLKLKGEKIEVIDVPGTYSLTPFCKAEEVARDMFLKENPDLILNVLDSTNLERNLYLTLQILEKKIPTIIVLNMWDLAKRKGIHLNIKKLEKSLGVPVIPVTAVSGEGIIQLVKCIEKILEKKEEYTPNIKKMDDEEKWKFIGKLLLDIQKIEHKHPSILERLEEASVHPIFGLLIALLVAYLTLQFIIGVGELLTQKIFDPFFYNYYGPFITKNIGLNLPRGPIHDILIGTGYNYMESFGLLTTGIYVPLAVVLPYVSLFYLALGFLEDLGYLPRLAVLADNIMHKLGLHGASIISLILGLGCNVPGVLATRILEDERERFIALTLLSISVPCMAQTAVIIGLLGPYGIKYIAMVYGTLITIYITAGYILNKIMKGESPEIFLEIPPYKIPHAGTLLKKTWIRIRGFLLEAIPFVFLGILIVNLLYVMGIMKILTGILAPIFSNILGLPREAAATLIIGFLRKDIATGLLAPLHLSPEQLVVATTVLAIYFPCIATFIVLSKEIGIKGMIKIGILMVILAFLVGGTQHLILQKI; translated from the coding sequence ATGAAAATACTCCTCATGGGAAATCCTAACGTTGGCAAAAGTGTTGTCTTTTCAAGATTAACAGGCGCAAATGTTGTAGCATCCAACTATCCAGGCACAACAGTGGAGTACACCCGCGGAACCCTAAAATTAAAAGGAGAAAAAATTGAGGTAATAGACGTCCCAGGCACATACTCTCTCACCCCCTTCTGCAAGGCCGAAGAAGTTGCAAGAGACATGTTCCTCAAAGAAAACCCAGACCTAATATTAAATGTGCTGGATTCAACAAACCTAGAACGCAACCTCTACCTCACACTCCAAATACTGGAAAAAAAGATACCTACAATAATCGTCCTAAACATGTGGGACCTCGCAAAAAGAAAAGGAATCCACTTAAACATTAAAAAACTTGAAAAAAGCTTAGGAGTACCTGTAATACCAGTGACTGCAGTGAGTGGAGAAGGAATAATACAATTAGTAAAATGCATAGAAAAAATCCTAGAAAAAAAAGAAGAATACACCCCGAATATCAAGAAAATGGATGACGAGGAAAAATGGAAATTCATAGGCAAACTACTACTAGATATCCAGAAAATAGAACACAAACACCCATCAATACTAGAAAGACTCGAAGAAGCTTCTGTGCACCCCATTTTTGGCCTTCTAATAGCCTTATTAGTAGCATATCTCACCCTACAATTTATAATAGGAGTCGGCGAACTCCTAACCCAGAAAATCTTCGACCCATTCTTCTACAACTACTACGGACCATTCATAACCAAGAACATAGGATTAAACCTTCCAAGAGGGCCCATCCATGACATACTAATAGGCACAGGCTACAACTACATGGAATCCTTCGGACTCTTAACAACAGGAATCTACGTACCACTAGCAGTCGTACTACCATACGTATCACTCTTCTATCTAGCATTAGGCTTCTTAGAGGATCTCGGATACCTTCCAAGGCTCGCAGTCCTAGCAGATAACATAATGCACAAACTAGGATTGCACGGAGCCTCCATAATTTCACTCATACTAGGCCTCGGATGTAACGTACCCGGAGTCCTTGCCACCAGAATACTAGAAGATGAAAGGGAAAGGTTCATAGCATTAACCCTATTATCAATATCAGTACCATGCATGGCCCAGACAGCAGTAATAATAGGACTACTAGGCCCCTATGGTATAAAATACATTGCAATGGTATACGGGACCCTAATAACAATTTATATAACAGCAGGTTACATTCTAAACAAGATCATGAAAGGGGAAAGTCCAGAAATATTCCTGGAAATACCACCATACAAGATACCCCATGCCGGGACGCTACTTAAAAAAACATGGATACGCATAAGAGGATTCCTACTAGAGGCCATCCCCTTCGTCTTTCTCGGAATACTAATAGTAAACCTATTATATGTTATGGGTATAATGAAAATCTTGACAGGCATCCTTGCACCAATATTCTCAAACATCCTAGGCTTGCCAAGGGAAGCCGCGGCAACACTAATAATAGGATTCTTAAGAAAAGATATCGCCACAGGCTTGCTAGCACCACTCCACCTCAGCCCAGAACAACTAGTAGTTGCCACAACCGTCTTAGCGATTTACTTCCCATGTATTGCAACATTCATAGTCCTCTCAAAAGAGATAGGAATCAAAGGCATGATAAAAATAGGAATATTAATGGTGATCCTAGCATTCCTTGTAGGTGGAACACAACATTTAATCCTACAAAAAATATAA
- a CDS encoding MFS transporter encodes MKRAGKFIILLGLVSLFADMTYEGARGITGPFLLMLGASATMVGFASGLGELSGYIIRLFSGYIADKTRRYWFITFTGYIMNLVVVPLLALAFSWQLAILLIILERIGKGFRTPARDVMLSYATSQVGHGWGFGIHEALDQIGAILGPLMVFLVLYFKGGYRTGFIFLGVPAVFAILTLTVAYFLFPSPQKLEVGRAEPLRSPSLVFWLYLGVVCLIGAGYADFPLIGYHFKNVMLFSDFMIPVLYALAMLVDALSALLFGKFFDYYGFRVMIVSVILSSLFAPLAFLGGVLVAVFGVILWGVGMGAQESIMRAAIARIIPSDKRGSAYGIFNLLFGFSWFLGSLIMGILYEISLLALVVFSVIMQLLAIPLLFRIEKSL; translated from the coding sequence ATGAAGAGGGCGGGTAAATTTATAATACTTCTTGGATTGGTTAGTCTTTTTGCCGATATGACATATGAGGGTGCAAGGGGTATAACAGGACCATTCCTTTTAATGTTAGGTGCGAGCGCCACGATGGTAGGTTTTGCCAGTGGCCTGGGAGAACTTTCAGGTTATATTATACGACTTTTCTCAGGGTATATTGCTGATAAGACTCGTCGTTATTGGTTCATCACATTCACAGGCTATATTATGAATTTGGTGGTTGTCCCATTGCTTGCATTAGCCTTTAGTTGGCAGTTAGCGATTCTATTGATAATCCTTGAAAGGATAGGGAAGGGTTTCAGGACACCGGCTAGGGATGTTATGTTGTCATATGCTACAAGCCAGGTAGGTCATGGGTGGGGTTTTGGCATTCATGAGGCCCTCGACCAGATAGGGGCTATATTGGGGCCTTTGATGGTCTTTCTTGTATTATACTTTAAAGGAGGTTATAGGACAGGTTTCATATTCCTTGGAGTGCCCGCGGTTTTTGCCATTTTAACATTAACTGTGGCATATTTTCTGTTTCCAAGCCCACAAAAATTGGAGGTTGGGAGAGCAGAGCCCTTGAGGTCTCCTAGTTTGGTCTTCTGGTTGTATCTTGGTGTTGTATGTCTTATAGGTGCTGGTTATGCTGATTTTCCCCTTATTGGATACCATTTTAAGAATGTGATGCTATTTAGTGATTTCATGATACCGGTGTTGTATGCCCTTGCGATGCTTGTGGATGCTCTTTCAGCATTATTATTTGGGAAATTTTTCGATTATTATGGTTTCAGGGTTATGATTGTATCTGTTATATTATCTTCGTTATTCGCTCCTTTGGCATTCCTTGGTGGGGTTCTGGTGGCTGTTTTTGGTGTTATATTATGGGGTGTTGGCATGGGCGCCCAAGAGTCTATTATGAGAGCTGCTATAGCGAGGATAATCCCATCTGATAAGCGGGGATCCGCTTATGGCATCTTCAATTTATTATTTGGTTTTTCATGGTTCCTTGGCAGCCTCATTATGGGCATACTCTATGAAATCTCGTTGTTAGCCTTGGTCGTTTTTTCTGTTATAATGCAACTTTTAGCTATTCCTTTACTTTTCAGGATAGAAAAGAGTTTATGA
- a CDS encoding DUF1614 domain-containing protein, with translation MNKYHGFHHRGPSLFLFILLLLFLPFFFLVFAGSVMIAFTRLGIPPALAYSLFWLSLIGSGINIPIKEWISEVEEIREIRFFGINYRIPYHGMKKTVLAVNLGGAIIPIIIVVYELLRLSNNPQLIFNSMIAIMIVTIVCKIFARPIKGLGIAIPAFIPPLAAAITALTIGGENPVVVAYISGTMGALIGADILNLHKIKDLGAPIASIGGAGTFDGIFLSGIIAVLLI, from the coding sequence ATGAACAAATATCATGGGTTCCATCATAGGGGCCCATCATTATTCCTTTTCATACTATTATTATTATTTTTACCATTCTTTTTCCTAGTTTTTGCTGGGAGTGTGATGATAGCATTCACACGCCTTGGAATACCACCAGCATTAGCATATTCCCTTTTTTGGTTGTCACTGATTGGAAGTGGTATAAACATCCCCATAAAAGAGTGGATAAGTGAAGTAGAAGAGATAAGGGAGATAAGATTTTTCGGGATAAATTATAGGATACCATACCATGGTATGAAAAAAACAGTACTCGCAGTAAACCTTGGAGGGGCTATAATACCCATCATAATAGTGGTATATGAACTTTTACGCTTATCTAATAATCCGCAACTCATATTCAACTCTATGATCGCGATAATGATAGTTACTATAGTATGTAAAATATTTGCACGGCCCATAAAAGGACTTGGGATAGCTATTCCTGCTTTCATACCACCACTTGCAGCGGCGATAACAGCACTAACCATTGGTGGAGAGAATCCAGTTGTGGTCGCATACATTTCAGGGACTATGGGGGCCCTGATAGGAGCTGACATCTTAAACCTTCATAAAATAAAAGATTTAGGCGCTCCAATAGCAAGTATAGGAGGGGCTGGGACCTTCGATGGAATATTCCTTTCGGGAATAATAGCTGTCCTACTAATATGA
- a CDS encoding prenyltransferase/squalene oxidase repeat-containing protein has protein sequence MPRLEDRVLDFIRDRSHEDGGYTLYEGLPDSKNTYYAIKSFQLLGEEPENFEKTLKWLEEVHRRGSFAAQGLFYRCSILKEYDRNYRIPERFIKRLEGTYQRSQLEITYYIDSVLRMHDIILDDIVDWIISQQNPDGGFGKYGSDIINTQYALEILKAHKYKPNKKDIRDYLKDCEDNGLWSFTPISYPPYIETVYAGFRISEILNLKFENKDNILRFVLSLQNSDGGFRRSSYLGISELEYTYKALYIIKSMEL, from the coding sequence GTGCCCAGGTTGGAGGATAGGGTCCTGGATTTTATAAGGGATAGGAGTCACGAGGATGGGGGATATACTTTATATGAGGGGCTCCCTGATTCGAAGAATACATACTATGCCATTAAGAGTTTTCAGTTACTCGGCGAGGAACCGGAGAATTTCGAAAAGACCCTTAAATGGCTTGAAGAAGTCCATAGAAGAGGATCATTCGCCGCCCAAGGATTATTTTACAGGTGCAGTATACTCAAAGAATATGATAGAAACTATAGGATACCTGAAAGGTTTATCAAGAGATTAGAGGGGACCTATCAGAGATCCCAACTCGAAATAACCTATTATATAGATTCAGTGCTTAGAATGCATGATATAATATTAGATGATATCGTGGATTGGATCATATCGCAACAAAATCCTGATGGGGGCTTTGGAAAATATGGATCAGATATAATAAACACACAATATGCCCTTGAAATTTTAAAAGCCCACAAATACAAACCCAATAAAAAGGATATAAGAGATTATCTTAAAGATTGTGAAGATAATGGATTATGGTCTTTCACACCCATCTCCTACCCACCATATATAGAAACAGTATATGCAGGTTTTAGGATAAGCGAAATACTAAACCTTAAATTTGAAAACAAAGATAATATTTTAAGATTTGTATTATCATTACAAAACAGTGACGGTGGATTCAGGAGATCATCATATCTTGGTATATCTGAATTAGAATACACTTACAAGGCCCTCTATATTATAAAATCTATGGAATTGTAG
- a CDS encoding DHH family phosphoesterase — protein sequence MIRKCSECKGKGYKVKSYKICEACHGTGFQSTEDISKHIKGLPESAKQKFHLEDTQEVPCPVCKGKGEIEVRERCSACDGKGEINICPKCGKIIEGTSKYCPNCQKKDKVYILHPACTIEDLQRDKIYKGKITRIEDYGVFVSLNNKVWGLMRGLFPDYKIGDEVLVKVAQINHYKGEVDLLPASISSSYEVVKIKKDIPRTRIAKIDNKSLGKTIRIVGEVIQIQQTTGPTIFIISDETGTTSVAAFDEPGIRAYPHIQVGHIVEVIGEVNQHGGRIQIESEIIERLIGKEASEARRLIDEAIDQRAEPKKTDLLIESEILERLRPRMIEAAKAIRRAIFDGRSILVRHHADADGICAGVAIEKAVIPLLKELNPNIEAEWHYFKRKPSKAPFYELEDVVKDLTYALEDMERFGQKLPLIVLLDNGSTEEDILALLKAKIYDIEIVVIDHHYPGEVTDGRVEVDDYVDVHVNPYLVGGDSQLTAGALSVEIAKMINPEIEERILHLPGIAVVGDHADSPEAEKYIELAKSKGYTREDLEKIAACIDFEAFYLRFMNGRGIIDTILGLGSLDKHKKLVEALYKEYEKRVKSQLRAALPHVKSKKLPNGILLNVLDVEKYSHRFTFPAPGKTCGFVHDYVVQKHGEDKPIITLAYGPDFSVIRATDAVHENFGFNLNKIVWELAEEIPEAAIDGGGHECAGSLKYVEGLSKKVLERFAEKIAKLGRK from the coding sequence ATGATCAGGAAATGCAGCGAATGTAAAGGTAAGGGTTACAAGGTTAAAAGTTACAAAATCTGTGAGGCCTGTCACGGTACAGGCTTCCAATCAACCGAGGATATAAGCAAACATATTAAAGGACTCCCCGAAAGTGCAAAACAAAAGTTTCACCTAGAAGATACACAGGAGGTGCCTTGTCCAGTATGTAAAGGCAAAGGAGAAATCGAAGTTAGAGAAAGATGCAGTGCATGTGATGGTAAAGGAGAAATAAACATATGCCCCAAATGTGGTAAAATAATCGAAGGAACAAGCAAATATTGTCCAAACTGCCAGAAAAAAGATAAAGTTTACATATTACATCCGGCCTGCACCATAGAAGACCTTCAAAGGGACAAAATATACAAGGGTAAAATAACAAGAATAGAAGATTATGGTGTCTTTGTAAGTTTGAACAATAAAGTATGGGGGCTGATGCGCGGTCTATTCCCAGATTACAAGATAGGGGACGAAGTACTCGTGAAAGTAGCCCAGATAAACCATTACAAGGGAGAAGTCGACCTCCTACCAGCCTCCATAAGCAGCTCCTATGAAGTTGTTAAAATAAAAAAGGACATTCCAAGAACCAGGATAGCGAAAATTGACAACAAGAGCCTTGGGAAGACCATACGTATCGTTGGAGAGGTCATACAAATCCAACAGACAACAGGGCCCACAATCTTCATAATATCTGATGAGACAGGAACAACCTCAGTAGCTGCATTTGACGAACCAGGTATAAGAGCCTACCCCCACATACAAGTAGGCCACATAGTAGAGGTTATAGGGGAAGTTAACCAACACGGTGGAAGAATACAGATAGAATCAGAAATAATAGAACGCCTTATAGGTAAAGAAGCCTCGGAGGCTCGGAGGTTAATCGATGAGGCCATAGATCAGAGGGCGGAACCCAAGAAGACAGACCTACTCATTGAAAGCGAAATCCTAGAAAGGTTAAGACCCAGGATGATAGAAGCTGCTAAAGCCATAAGAAGGGCCATATTCGATGGTAGATCAATCCTCGTAAGGCATCATGCCGATGCCGATGGTATCTGTGCTGGTGTGGCAATAGAAAAGGCTGTCATACCACTCCTCAAGGAGTTAAATCCGAACATAGAAGCAGAATGGCACTACTTCAAGAGAAAACCGAGCAAAGCCCCATTTTATGAATTAGAAGATGTTGTGAAGGATTTAACATATGCACTTGAAGATATGGAAAGATTCGGGCAAAAACTTCCCCTAATAGTATTATTAGATAATGGGTCCACCGAAGAGGATATACTAGCTCTCTTAAAAGCCAAAATATATGATATCGAAATCGTGGTAATAGACCACCACTATCCCGGAGAAGTAACTGATGGGAGAGTGGAAGTAGATGATTATGTTGATGTACATGTGAATCCCTACCTTGTCGGAGGGGATTCCCAACTTACGGCGGGCGCTCTCTCAGTTGAAATAGCCAAGATGATAAACCCAGAAATAGAAGAACGCATATTGCACCTACCAGGCATAGCAGTGGTAGGAGACCATGCAGATTCCCCGGAAGCAGAAAAATACATAGAACTCGCAAAATCAAAAGGGTACACAAGAGAAGACCTAGAGAAGATCGCAGCTTGCATAGACTTCGAAGCATTCTACCTAAGGTTCATGAATGGCCGGGGGATAATAGACACAATACTAGGCTTGGGAAGCCTCGACAAACATAAAAAACTCGTTGAAGCACTCTACAAAGAATATGAAAAGAGGGTGAAATCACAGCTAAGAGCCGCCCTACCACACGTAAAATCAAAAAAACTGCCAAATGGCATACTACTCAACGTATTAGACGTGGAAAAATACTCCCATCGTTTCACATTCCCAGCCCCAGGTAAAACCTGCGGTTTCGTACATGATTATGTGGTGCAAAAGCACGGAGAAGACAAACCCATAATAACATTAGCCTATGGACCCGATTTTAGCGTGATAAGAGCCACTGATGCAGTCCATGAAAACTTCGGATTCAACCTAAATAAGATAGTATGGGAACTCGCCGAAGAAATACCAGAGGCGGCCATTGACGGTGGCGGCCATGAATGTGCAGGTTCCCTCAAATACGTGGAAGGCCTCTCAAAGAAGGTTCTTGAAAGATTCGCCGAGAAAATAGCAAAACTAGGTAGAAAGTAG
- the nth gene encoding endonuclease III, with translation MKIVKIIKILRKFYNLRVFEDRDPYRVLIRTILSQRTRDENTDEASNRLFQEYPTVKDIAEAPVERIEQLIRPAGFYRVKARRIKEVSRIILEEYNGRVPSKLEDLLELPGVGRKTANCVLVYAYGKAAIPVDTHVHRISNRLGLVDTKTPEETEKRLREIVPKEYWIELNDLFVQFGQDICKPISPRHDECPIREYCRYYRLLST, from the coding sequence ATGAAGATAGTTAAGATAATCAAGATTCTTAGAAAGTTTTATAATCTGCGCGTATTCGAGGATAGAGACCCTTATAGGGTTCTTATAAGGACCATATTGTCGCAGCGTACAAGGGATGAGAATACTGATGAGGCCAGTAATAGACTATTCCAAGAATATCCAACAGTAAAAGATATTGCAGAGGCGCCAGTTGAAAGGATAGAACAGCTTATAAGGCCGGCTGGATTTTATAGGGTGAAGGCTAGAAGAATAAAAGAAGTCTCAAGGATTATATTGGAAGAGTATAATGGTAGAGTGCCCAGCAAATTAGAGGATTTATTAGAGTTGCCTGGGGTGGGTAGGAAGACTGCGAATTGCGTACTTGTATACGCGTATGGGAAGGCTGCCATACCAGTTGATACCCATGTTCACCGTATAAGTAATAGGTTGGGCCTTGTTGATACAAAGACTCCAGAGGAGACCGAAAAAAGGTTGAGGGAGATAGTCCCGAAGGAGTATTGGATTGAACTTAATGATCTTTTCGTACAATTTGGACAGGACATTTGCAAGCCCATAAGTCCTAGACATGATGAATGTCCAATAAGGGAATATTGTAGATACTATAGGCTACTTTCTACCTAG